In the genome of Podospora pseudocomata strain CBS 415.72m chromosome 7, whole genome shotgun sequence, the window AGATTCATCACGCCCCTACACCGGGCTCGTCATACTTCATCCCCAGCAACGGCTTCATAACCGCCTGCTCTGCCAGCCCTCCCTCTCAGCGCATCCATCACAGACGGACTCTCATACATCTCCGTGTAGTTCACCGGTTGTCCACCGAGCATCGCGGCGCCAGTCTCCCTCTTGCCGAACAACGGCGCAGGGTCACACCAAAAGTCTTTGCAGTTGGTGACGCAGCCGCGGTTGTAGGGGTTTCTGCTCTTTCGCttgttggctgggttggtggcaGCTCCCTTGCCGCGGGCTGTTCGCATAAAAATGTCAACTCCGAGGAGTCGGCTCATTGTCTTGAGGATGCCGCCATGTCTGTGGCCATGCTTGTGGCCGTGGCCACCTTCGCCGGCGGCAGATCCGGAGGGAGGTTGCTGTGTCGGATCCAGTGGGGCGCCAGTCGAGGTGAAAGCGGATGCCAACGAGGTGGCAGAAGTGTGGTGGACGCCAAACATGTTCTCGTAGGTCGTCATGGCGCGGGCGAGCTGAATCAGCTGGACAGACAGAAGCATGGACACCCAGACAAGCTGGAGCGATGCCCAGATGGCCGTCAGCATCGTGTAAGCGTCGGCGTTGACAACCTTGCAGATGGAAGGGGCGAGAAGGCTGCATTCTTCCGAGGCATCGGGTGACACAATGTTGAAGTAACGGTAGGTGAGAAAGTCGTAGATGATAATGGCGAGGGTCAGGTTGATGAGGTACATGAAGAAgtggcggtggttgttgatgccgACGCAGTTGTAGACCCACGGGCAGTGATGGTCGTGTTTGGCAACACAGCGCTGGCACCTACGGCAGTGCTTGCTGCGCAACGGAGTCCGAATCATGCAAGTAACACAAAAATGGGCCTCGTCGTACTTCCACTGGCTGATTAGCTCATCAATGACCGCTCTCTGCTCCGCAATACCGTTCATCTTGGGTACGAATCCGGGATCGTCGACCATGGACCTGACGTAGAAAAACCCAGTCAAGCCAAGGGTCACGGCGAAAAGGAAGTTGAGCAGGTAGGTCCCATCTTCGCCAAATGCTGTGGTGGGAAAGACAGTAAACAGCCAGTTGAGCCCTACCCAGAAGAGCGAAGCGGCAAAAATACCGGTCATCCAGGGCTACATTCAAATCAGCAAGAACCTCCGCAGACAGCAGGCAGCATAGGGGGAAGCTTACCGTCTTCTCAAACGACCTCATATCAGGTGGCGCATAGGCGATAACCTGTTGGCCAACCCACTGGATCGAATAAGCCACAATGAGCCCGATGGGAATGCCCGCGTAGACCGGCATCCCAGCAAAGATGTGCAAAGTCGCCCAGACCAGGACGAAGGGCCACAGGAAGAAGAACTTGGTCGTGAACCCCCTCCTATCCTGCAAAAGGTAGCTCGATCCCGGCCAGCTCGGTATTATCGCATTGGCGTCCTCATCGTAGCCGCACTCGTGGAGGGCCTTGTGCCATGCGCCTGCCGTGTTCAGCTCCTTAGCTGTGATGGAAGGTGTCTTGCCCGTCGTGGTCTTGGCGAACCGATCGGCGCCGTACTCGAGGAGCTTCTGAACACACCCAGCGCTTCCCTTTACGAGTGCCCAGTGCAGAGCCGTAAAGCCTTGCTCGTCCTTGGCGTGAACGCTGGCGCCCCATCGTAGAAAGACGTCGACGCAAGCCGGATAGCCCTTGTAAGCAGACCACATAAGACCGGTGTGGCCGTAGGCATCTTCCACATCCACCGGTATGCCCTGGTGTAATAACAGGACAATCAGAAGAAGGTTCCCGTTAAAGGTGCTGATATGTAATGTGTTGTATCCCTGAGCATCGGAGATCAAGGGGTCGGCGCCGTGTTGGAGCAGTAGGTGGACGGTGTAGTAATGACACCGCTGAGCAGCCCATTGTAATGGTGTGGCCACACTCTCGCCTCCTTTTCGGTTGATCTCGGCGCCGCGGCTGATCAGGAACTTGCACATGGCATactggttgttgatggccgCCCACTGCCAAGAGAAATTGTCAGCTTCATCCAGAAAGAGCTGGGCAGAAAAATAACAAACATGTAATGGGGTTATCCCCTCGCCGTCGGTGTAAGTCGCATCGTAGTCGCCCGTCTCGAACAGCTTCTCCATGCCGGCAATGTCGCCCGTCCTTGCCATCTGCATAATGTCACTCTGGGCTGGCTCCCCGTCGCCGGGGAGGTTGCCCAACTCGACCTCATTGTTGAGCTTTGGGGTGGCCGTGTCCGACTTGGATGGAGGTTGGGCGGGCGCGCCGTTCGCCGAAGGGGTCGCTGATGCGTCGGGACGTTGCGCCATCGTTCAGGATGGGCTTCTGTGGGGTGCTGCCTCCTGAATAATCCGGTCCGATCTCGAGTGTCCAGTGGTGGGCAGTGGACAACCGAAAAGCGAAGTTGGGAAAGCCAAGAATATGGAGATGCCCCGGCGAGTTCGGACTGACTTGACCCCCTGGCCGCTGCTCTGCTTCGGTGCCCTGATCGATGGCGTCTAGTAGATCCGGATGGGGCACCAAAGAAGAGGAACTGGACTGGACATGCCACAAAAGATGGTGTAAGAATCAATGACGTTGGTTGAAGACTAGAATCTTTCCCCAGGAATTTCTTCAGCGACAGGAGCACAGGAGCCAACAACTGTTGCTTCTGCATGCGCGAACGACTCAGCGAGGCTGAGCCAGGGTCTCCTTTTGCATCTCGGGCGCTGATTTGTCAACCACTGCCTTGGTGGTGTCGGGTCCTGTTGCGGGAaccccaccactcccacctGCGACTGTGCGTCTGACCGCCACTGACAGCCCTGAGCAGCCCCACAGACGCCCCATAGCGCGCGTCTGTTTCTTCTCTGCCCTCGGCCTTGTGGGGCCGTTGACCGCGAAGTGCTACGTAACGAACAACTCTTAAAATTCCCATGAGCCGATCGGACCACGCTGTCGGATGACGGGTGGCCCCATATCAACACACTCGGATCTCAACCTCCCGGACCCAGCCAATCTACAGGGTCAATCGCGCCAAAGAATAAGAGTCCAGCTCTAGCTCCCTGTCCTCAACcgcctcacccaccaccttctctccctctcctggaaaggacatcctcaaccatcaTGTCCCTCCAACAAACCCTCAAAGACCTCCTCGAggcctccctcaccccctccccaaccgtcatcctcttcggccTCGCCTTCTGCCTCCTCGCCCCCATtctcctccacttcctctACTCAACCGcaaccccctacaccaccctcccctccgtcctcctcctcggccccccAGGAGCAGGCAAAACAGCCCTAACCACCCTCTTCGAGCGCGGCCCCCTCGACCTCCCCCTCGCAAAAACCCACACCTCCCAagtcacctcctccatcgaACTCTCCATCAACTCCGACGACCCCTCCAGCGCATCCTACAAAACCAACCTCGACGAAGCAGGCGCAACAGCCAAAAAATTCCTCCTGGTCGACACCCCCGGCCACCCCAAACTCcgcgcctcctccctcgcccgtTTGAACTCTGCCGAACCAACAATCAAGTCCTCCCTCGTCAGCGACGGCGGCGCAAAGTCCAAGATCAAGGCCGTCGTCTTCATGGTTGACGCCGCTGCGCTCGCAGATGGTGACGCTCTCCCGTCAACGGCGGAATACCTCTACGACGTGCTCCTCACTCTACAGAAGCGCTTCCACAGCCGGAATGGTAGTCGCGCGCCCGCGTCCATGCCTGTCTTGGTGGCGGCGAACAAGCTTGACTTGTTCACCGCTCTGCCCGCGGCGCTGGTAAAGTCCAACTTGGAGGCGGAGCTGGGGAGGATCCGGGCGGCGAGGAGCAAGGGGTTGTTAGATTCGGGTGTAGGGCAGGATgatcttgctgctggggaggaaggggactGGCTTGGGGGGGACGGGAGCGAAAAGTTCTCGTTTGCGCAGATGATGGAGTTTGACGTGGATGTGGATGTTATTGGGGGGAGTGTCACTGGAGATGGGCCGGGGGCCGAGAAGTGGTGGAAATGGATTGGGGAGAGGGTATAAGGGAGAAATGTATGATGTTTTTTGATGTCAAAAGAGGGCAACGGAAATATCTCCTGCTTGATTATCGCAAGCAGGGCGCGTGGATGGGTAATGAACAGGGCGGCAAAACATGATCTAGGAACAGGTACAAACTTTTAATGCAAATCAATATAAACTTATAATTGTAGTTTATGGGTATAAACAATGCATCACAAAATGCCATCTCCCAAACCACCTCTCTCCCCATTTTGCACGGGTTGAGCCCCAAAAAGTACGCCGACCAGATGCTACCAAGTCTAAGAGTAGTCGCTTTCCCAAACCACACCAAAGATGTTGAGTCTTCTCggttcttctttctctcccagCGTATATCTACGGAAAAATGGAGACGCAAAAtgccacaaaaaaaaagaaacaagaaattCACACAAACGCCATGCCTTGACACCCCAACTTTTCCACCTCTTTCTACTTGTGCTTGACCATGTAGGTCAGCAGATCCACCTTGGTGACGACGGCAACAGGCTTGGATCcgtcctcggccttctccgtGACGATAGCCGCGCTGTTCCACTCGAGGAATCTGCTGAGCGCCGACAAAGGAGTGTCCATGGTAATCTCCACAAACTTGcgcttcttgttcttgagctCGGAACCAAACTCGCGGGGATCAGTGACAACCTCATCGATGCGCTTGAAGTTGAACATGACGTCGCTGACGGGGCACTTGGGCGAGACGCGGCCCTTGGAGATGTAGCTGAGCATGTTGCCAAGAGTAACAAGACCAGCGAGCTTGCCACCAGTAGGAGTGAGGACGGGGAGCTGATCAAAACCCTTGTCGCGCATCATCTCGATGGCCTCGGTGCATGGGCTGTCAGCAAGGACCGAAGAGACGGGCTTAAGGCGAAGGGCGCGGACGGTGGCACCGCCGTAGGGGTCGTTCTGGCTGGGGGTGTGGGGAGTAGCGGAAGCGGCATCGCCGCCGCTGACGTTGGTGTCGTCGTTGGGGAGAAGGTCGTTGGCCGCAAGCCAGTCATCGTCGGCGAACTTGGAGAGGTAGGAGCGGATGCTGTCAGGGaggacgacaacgacaacgtCACCCTTCTTGAAGCCAAAGTCCTTGACAGCCTTGAGCATGGCCGCCATGGCGCTGCCAGAGCTGCCACCGACCAACAAGCCCTCCTCGGCGATCAGACGGCGCGCAAGCTTGAAAGACTCGCGGTCATCAGTCTTGTACCACTTGTCCACAAGCTCGCGGTCCAAGACATCGGGAATGAAGTCATAGCCAATACCCTCCACCTTGTAGGGCAggttggccttctcctcgttCAGGGACTCGGGAACAGCAAGGATACTGCCATGGGGATCGGCAGCAATGACCttgatgtttttgttgtgCTTGCGCAAACCCTTGGCAATACCGCTGATGGTGCCACCGGTACCAGCACCCGCGACAATAGCCGTGATGTTACCGCCAGTCTGAGCCCAGATCTCCTCGGCGGTGCCGAACTCGTGCGCGCGCGGGTTGTCGACGTTGGTATACTGGTCGAGAAtgtgggagttggggatcTCCTTGAGCAGACGGCGCGCAACACCGATGTGGCTTTCGGGGCTGTCCCACGCAGCCTGGGTGGGTGTGCGAATGATGGTGGCACCGAGGGCGCGGAGGACAGACACCTTCTCGGCGGACATCTTCTCGGgaagggtgatgatggtcttGTAGCCCTTGATAGCGCCAACCAAAGCGAGACCAATACCACTAGTTTCGCATTAGCACCcacaggaaagaaaaagaggcgCAGAATTCTTACGTGTTGCCACTGGTAGGCTCAATGAGAGTGTCACCAGGCTTGATACGTCCGCTCTTTTCAGCCTCCTCGATCATGCGAAGGGCTATCCTGTCCTTGACACTGCCGCCGGCGTTGAACAGCTCAACTTTGGCGTAGACCTCGCACTCGATGCCGAGGGACTGGGGGATCTTGTTGAGGCGCACAAGCGGCGTGTTGCCGATGAGCTCGGTCGCAGACATCTTGATGTCTGACTTGGCCACCAGCTTGTCGAATATGGGAATTGGGACCTGCGACACAAGGCCACGGTGGTTGGCACCGTTCTGGTTCGACATTTTTGGGACCGCTGCTGTGGAAGGGAAGACTGTCTGTCGTGGACTGGGAGACCGGAATATTTTatggtgggggcggggttggcggttTCCAGATGTTCTTCAGACGGGGAGGTCAAAGAACGAACAGGAGGAGAGAGACGGGAGGGGGACTGGAACGGGAGGACGGCAGcaagcaaagaagaagaagaagaagaaacaagaagaagtcAATTGACTTTGCCACGGTGGGAGAGGGCAGAAATTGAAGGCTGGATGGGGTGATGGCATGCAAAAAAACCATCGGTGGATTTGGTAATGGGAAGCCAGGCTGACCCTGCTGCATCCGTCCTCCACCGAAGCCGATGGTATGCGCCACCGACCCCGAACCTTGAGGGCTTCTTCCGCACTGCCCAGCCTTCCGGAACCAACCGCCTGCAGGGGTTGAGATGTCAGATGCCCCCACTATAAAGGTTCGAGAAGGATGCCATTTCAGCACGTGTGAGCGGGAGTGCCGTGTGCTAACAGCTTCTGGTGGATATTACTGGTCCAAATGATAGTGTCCTGCTGCCGAACCTGGAAGGCTTCGCGCAATCCCGCATCGAACGTGCCCAAGATCCGCCCCTTCGTCTGCATGGAAACCGTGGGGTCCCCGAACCCATCAAGTTGCAACGGCTTTGCTCGATCACTCTTTTATCATTGTTCTAAACATTACGGAGTAACTACGGTATCGACGAGAAACGAAAGAAAAAtatcccacctcccacgcTTTTCACACCAACCCTCTTCAAGCCCACTCCCGCGTCACGTTGACAGCCCTGCAGTCCTTCCCATCCGGCAGACCGCCCGATACCCAGGTCAGAGCATCACCATAGTTGTAATTGCCATAAACCGTCGCACAAACGAACCACTTGTAATAGTTGGTACCACTCCAGGTATTCTCATCCGTGATGACGGGGCTGAAGGACCTAGCTCGCTGGAACAGCTTGCCTTCCTCGTCAAACTGAGGGCCAGACCCCTCTCCCTGCGTCGGGCTCACGATGACCGGCAGGACATTGCTTGCAAGTGAAGACTCGAGGCCGAACACGGAAGGCCAGCTCTGCTCAGGCGCCCAGTGGAGTTTCCCCGGGAGGCAGTTGAGGTTCGGGtcgttggtggaggtggtgttgtagTAGAAGTTGATAGAAATGTCTGACAGGTTGTTCCCCGGGtacttctcctccaacaagacTTCAGAAACGAGTTGTCGGTAAGGGGGGCCGGCATGGACCGAGACTAGGAGAGTGTCATTCAGTCTTGCGTCGTCACTAGTGAGTCGGAGATGGAAGGGGGCCGATTGCACATCATAGACGCAGTCGGCAGACTGTGCAGCGGCAACAGAGAGGGCCGCTGCGAGCGAGAGAAGTGTCTTGGAGGTAAACTGCATTTTGTTGATGAAATTCGAGGGTTTGTGGAGGGATGGTTTGATGACTGACAGAGGCAAACCAGTGCTCACCAGCGTGATCATCGTCCCTTTTATACCCCGCGATCACCAAGAGATCCGAGAACCTGGCATGATTGACACCTGCCTGTACAGACGATGGCCCACCAACGTTACATTTCGTGTAGAAACCAAGATCACTCTCGTGTATGCAGCCGGAGTAAGCGACTTCATACCCTGATATTCCCGGTTAAACATAGCCTTGTCTCCCGTTGGACAAAAAGCGACCATGCGGTGTCGCAAAGCCGTTCGGGGGCCGACTtcacagccaacatcgaccaCCATCCAAGCTCAGCCTCGAATTATAGTAAAATGTCTGGCTCTCACCGCTCGCAACACCCAGAACAGAAGTTGCATAATCCGTATTGCTGAGCCATATACGTTCAGATGCTACCTGCATGCAACCATCAAAATGACCGGTTGGTCAGCCTTTCGATGACGGTTGGTATGCCCGAAGCATGCCCTCCACGAGGCAGATGTCCACATAACTCAAGTCTTGAAGTCGTGACAGGCAGTAGTCACCTCTTTGTTCAACAACCGCGGGAACGCGGGGATCTGGGTAGCAAGTTGATCGCATCATGCAACGGTAACCTTGAGATGGATCGCACAACTCGAGACAGTTTAGACTCGTACCATGCCGTTCAGGTGCGACGGAAGCTTCTGAGCGGGTGTAACGGCATATATCTCGTGATTTCGGTCCCATTAACAGAGATGATCACAAACATGCGTTTCTGTCTTTGCCATGCCACTATTCCAGTTTTTCCTGAACGGCAAATACAAGAAATACAATGTCCAGTTTCAAATCATCTAGACGTCGAGCAAATTGGACATGGCATTGAATAAAAGCTACAGGCAACAACCAGTCTGGGGTCCGTtagctacctaggtacccCAATACTAAGAGCTACTGTCTCAACAATGTGTTAAATGCTATTGAATATTCTAATACAAATTCCgacttggagatggagagggttggtgcAGTTGATGTTGAAAGCGCTTCGGGCCATCTTGACTATGAGATCAAGCACAtctctctcaacatcaccttATAGCATTGCACAACTACGTATCGTCCGATTTCCTTTCATGCAACCTTGGTTCTTCCAGGATGATTGGGCAAATATTCGAAAATCAATTCGAAAATCAACTGAGCGTTTGCAATCCTGTAGTTGGTGGTCACCTAGTATCTCCTATGTTGAATGCCAATTCAACAGAATATCTGCCGGTTCATAATTAGACCTGGAAGATAGACCTGATCTCAAAAGACCTAAGGCTGTCAACTAACTGCACCTTCTCGGCTTGAGATAAAATCATTCGACCACAATACCAACAATGGTAGACCCACCCACCTCAATAGAGCCAGACTTCCTGCCTGATTGATTGTGAGCCGTAGAGGTTCTTCCCTGGGAAAGGATAAATATATCCCACTGCTTGCCAGTCTTTCTATTTCCTCTCTTCCATTTAACACCAATATCCCAtcgttctttttcttctcttcgaTCAACAACCCTCCACATCTCAAAACCGTCACCGGCCTGGTATTCGGGATGTTTTGAATTAACATCTTGTGGTTTATTCCAGTTTGATCTTACTCTTTCTTCCCACGGCTCATCGATTTTCCTCATCTCGTCTCTTTCTAGCTGCAACTCGACTCTCACAAAACCATCAAGGCAACGACACTTCCAAATCTGCCATCTGTGGCCAGACTTCAATATTTTAGTCCGACTTCTTCTCGGCTATTCCACATCACTTTACTTTTATATTTCTTCGACTTCCTTTTCAGACTGCACTTCTTCAcccgtttttctttttctcacACAaggctttcttcttcttcgactttTCTTCCCACCACAACTTCGACTCCTTGCCATCCCAGCTTCGCTCACCTTTTTCCAACACTCGATCTTTCAACAAGTCTTTTTTGTTTCGAAATATTGACACTTATTATGGCAGACAAATAACTCATCTGCCTAATCACAGACCTCGCCCCAACAAGTTCAACGACGCTCAATGCCGCTTTTGCCAATGCCGCTGGACACCATTGTCAAAAACACACATGACTGACATGACTCTTTTTCAGACTTTCGCTCGATCTTTCAACCTTTTCCGTCCGACCTCAGCACATTCGACAATCGAGCTTCTGGTACCtatctccctcatccccatgTCATTGTCTCCCCACCCATGGGATGACTCGAAGCCGAGTTGAGAGTCGCTCATGCTTGCCCCACTTCTTTCCCATTTGGTCACttgtacacacacacaactaCCCCAACCCATATCACGCCCCACTCACGTTATGTGATGGTCCACGTTCTCACATCTGTCTGTATAGATAGGGCTTTCAGCAGTATACGCGAACGTACTTAGTGGGGGTGGATCTGGtaggggtggtggatagAAGATAGATGAGGGCgagagggagtgggagcTTTGACAGTACACGCGAAAGTACTTGGTGGGGAGGACTGTTCGACACTCGACCAGCAACACGTATGTctgcttttgttttcttttcttctgtgAAATGCATGAGCGTCTTGAACCACTGTTGGCGGCGGCTTTGCGCGACTCGACTCTTCGGCATGCCCGATCGGGCACCCTCAATCAggcagcatcatcaaaaaagaaacacaCATGGTAAGTTCTTTTCCCCGTGAGTTGTGGAGAGCAGTTGTTGACATCTTCTTCAGGAACACGACCGCCGGCTAAGGATGGGAGGAAGCGAGGGATGATTGCTGGCTTGGGGATATATGATGGTTGGAATAATGCAATGGGGCTGTTTAGTGAAGTCTCCAAGGTCTGTCTTGGCACCGGTGCTCTAGACCACCACCCTTGTCATCCTGTCTTTGGATCAATGACGTCACCCCTCCTTTGACAGCCCCTCGTCCAGGAACGATCCGCTGTTCCCCTGTCGAGCTATCATGTATTCTGTTGTCTAGAACATTGCTTGATTTCCGCTCGACCTAGTTAACCTATTGTTTACATACCACTCGATCACCTCGCTAGACTATTGCTCCTATGGGTCGACAAGAAAGAATCGCCCGGTCCATCGTCCGCGCCATCATCAGGACCAATGTCAATGgcaccaaaaagaaagccaGCAACCCACTCGggatcctcctcgccctgttctccgccttcttctccctctaCCAGCTGCTCATGAGAAAGATCCGCCCTGCCGACTTTGCTAAGCTGCGACGGGAGTACTGGGATGTCAGCGATGACGACTATGTCGACTCGTTCCGACCGCGGGAGGGCGCAAAGGATGAGGAGGCTTTGACTGCTATCGGGGACATGGGATTCTCTGGTTCCGTAAGTAAAATTTTCTCTCCCTCCTGGGGATTTATCATGACAACGGACGTGCTGACCGCGAGACTACTTACTGGACAGACCTTTTACGCAACCACCGACCAAAAGTACCTCGTCAAGTCGGTCCCACGCCACTCCGAACATTCCTTCTTCCGCAACGATCTCCTGACCCCGTACGTCCAGCACATGGCTACGCATCCGCAGTCTTTGTTGGTCAGAATATGTGATTTCCTTGGCGCCTCAGGTGCTTCTATTGGAAGGATCCTCCGTCTCGCGCCTTCGCATCATATCGTCATGGAGAACATCATGTACGGccgggaggaggctgaaaaCAGGGGGGATGCCAAATGGGAGAACTGGGACCTGAAGCCAACGTCGTATTTCTACCCCGAACGAGATATTGCCGATGGCGCGCTCACGAGCGACGCAACCAAGGAGCAGCTGGCGGATGAGTTTCACGACAAGATTGTGCTCAGCCAGGAGCAGGCGGATGATTTGTttgcgaggttggaggaggacacAAAGTTGCTGGCCGAGCACAACGCGGTAGATTATTCCTTGTTTTTGGTTAGGATGAAGCTGCCACGGGAGGAGGTCCAAGAGGAGGTGCAGCCGGAGGCGGCAAAGTCGGACTCGAACTTGGCGCCGCCAGAGGATGGGCCGTCGGTTCCGCCTCAGCCTCCGACGTGGAAGACGGGGGTTGCTTCAGCGGATGGAAAGTATGTTTATCGGGCTTCGATCTTGGACTTCTTTTGGGCGAAGCACAAGATCCAGCCGAGGTTCATGACGTTGCTGATTAACTTGTGGAATTTGTTGATTAGTAAGGATGGGCCGATGAGTATCACTACTACGCCGGAGGAGTACAGGGAGAGGTTCTTGAAGATGTGTAGGGGGTATGTGGACATCAAGAAGGACTGAGGATGAGTTTGTGATGGTATGCGTGTGTGgttccccctttttttttttttttttttttggttctttCTCTCTGTATTAGataccccccaaacccagtcATAGTTTGGCGCACGAGAATGTTTAATGTCTTGATCTACTCTGTCGTTCTAGCCTCCTTGGTCACCCCCGTCTTCCCATCAGGCGCCATCTGCCTAAACATGGCCATCGGATCAAAAAACACCTCGACGCTCCCCAACTGCAGCTTGTCATTCACATCCGCCACCGCCACACCCTCAATGTCGATATCCCCCCCGTGAGCCTTGATGGtaaccttctcccccttgtCGTTAGTCCCCACATAATCACCCTTCATGACACCCCAATGCCTCCAGcgaaacaccaccctcggcgGACCGGCATacacctccagcacctcccaCGCAAAAGACGGCATCACCCTCTTGAATGTCTTGTGGCTGGCGTCAAAAGAGGAGTGAGCAGGGCAGTAGAACTCGTTGGGCTCGATGAGGGCGTTGTAGGTCCCGACCGAGAGCATTTGGGCTGCGGTTTGTGGAGGTGAGCCGTTGACGCGGAAGGTGTAGGACTGCGGGGAGGCGATGGTGCGCCattcggggaggaggggtttgtaGCTGGCTTCGATTTCCCAGTTTTTGACGAGGTTTTCGACTAGGGCGGGGAGAGAGGTGGCTGGGTGGGTTGATTTTTTTGctggggcgggggggtgggaagggttAGAAATGGGAGGacagggggggaaggtgggaAAAGGGACGGAACCTACTTTGGAGGTAGAATTGCCGGGTTTTGGTGTAGTCGGGGGGTTGGCCGTGGCGccaggttgtggaggggtcgGAGAGGACTGCGTCTGGGTTTAGGACGTAGTctgggagggtgggagggggggttgaggtggaggacatTGTTTTGGAGTGAGAGTTGACACGGATGACGGGCGGTTgggtgagatggggaggaagagaggaagagaggaatgATGGGAATGGGTATATATGCCCACTATCACAACCTACCTGCCTCGCGCCACCCACCCGAGGATAGAGGTGTGATCGTCTTACTTCCCACAAGTTCCTCACTGGTGATAGACAACCGTTGGCAGTGCCACCGCAAGGACAGCTGACCTATAACAGCCTTTGGTCCCTGTACTATGCTCTCCTTCGGTACACTGGGACATTCTGTAAGCCACGGTAGGTAAGTGGTGTGTGGCCGTTGTGGGCCAACCAGGGGACAAGCAATGTCATCTTGGAACCATGGTAGAGGCATTCTTCAGACGCACGACCTAATTGCCGCATGCAGGGTCCCCAACGTTCGATCCTGTACTGCACGGTAGCTGCATGCTAGCAATATGCTGACATTCGAGATGCGCCAACAGCATATCCCACAAATTCTGTGCGACATGC includes:
- a CDS encoding hypothetical protein (EggNog:ENOG503NUIT), translated to MSSTSTPPPTLPDYVLNPDAVLSDPSTTWRHGQPPDYTKTRQFYLQTTSLPALVENLVKNWEIEASYKPLLPEWRTIASPQSYTFRVNGSPPQTAAQMLSVGTYNALIEPNEFYCPAHSSFDASHKTFKRVMPSFAWEVLEVYAGPPRVVFRWRHWGVMKGDYVGTNDKGEKVTIKAHGGDIDIEGVAVADVNDKLQLGSVEVFFDPMAMFRQMAPDGKTGVTKEARTTE